The following proteins are encoded in a genomic region of Littorina saxatilis isolate snail1 unplaced genomic scaffold, US_GU_Lsax_2.0 scaffold_556, whole genome shotgun sequence:
- the LOC138954211 gene encoding gastrula zinc finger protein XlCGF17.1-like — protein MGVCHVCGKSVKQLEMHLKRHSAPRRFPCPHCPKTFLFRNYLEGHLLYHNGQRPFCCEVCGARYREKTRLNAHIRTHTGDKPFKCTQCDAAFTRPRGLHDHMRVHTGEKPYACQVCGRHFSSSGNLAAHRRKVHKLEPQVPNRLTRKLFVEPGLEP, from the exons atgggg GTGTGCCACGTGTGCGGCAAGTCGGTCAAGCAGCTGGAGATGCACCTGAAGCGGCACAGCGCCCCGCGGCGATTCCCCTGCCCCCACTGTCCCAAGACCTTCCTGTTCCGCAACTACCTAGAGGGACACCTGCTCTACCACAACGGCCAGCGCCCCTTCTGCTGTGAGGTGTGCGGCGCCCGCTACCGCGAGAAGACTCGCCTCAACGCACACATCCGCACACACACGGGGGACAAGCCTTTCAAGTGCACGCAGTGTGACGCGGCTTTCACCCGCCCGCGAGGCCTGCATGACCACATGCGCGTGCACACAGGTGAGAAGCCCTACGCCTGCCAGGTGTGCGGCAGACACTTCTCCAGCTCTGGTAACCTGGCCGCGCACCGCCGCAAGGTGCACAAGTTGGAGCCGCAGGTCCCAAACCGCCTGACCCGCAAACTCTTTGTCGAGCCCGGCCTGGAACCC